One genomic segment of Vibrio agarivorans includes these proteins:
- a CDS encoding TerC/Alx family metal homeostasis membrane protein → MNSIETVTTLSSSNDSLMMYGVFGLLTLLMVSLDIYQTRGGNVSMRKAINWSVFWFALAFLFAATIYLYWDFYAPNSVYTPENATVAFLTGYLLEKSLSVDNLFVFAIIFAQYKVPEHLRPRALLWGVIGALVLRAIMIAVGAQLLATYHWILYLFATFLIWTGIQLARENGHDDKVNNIAERMIRKILPISDSFKENQLFSRQNGKLIATPMLLVVGVIAVMDVMFALDSIPAIFAVTQEPFLVLAANVFALLGLRSLYFVLQAMLDKFVYLKPALSVIMIFIGIKMLLVDSAYAIPTVWSLGFLISVMMIAVVGSILQQKKITKAM, encoded by the coding sequence ATGAATTCGATCGAAACCGTGACCACTCTTTCATCATCCAACGATTCTTTGATGATGTATGGAGTATTTGGCCTGTTAACCCTGCTAATGGTCAGCCTAGATATCTATCAAACTCGCGGCGGCAATGTGTCTATGCGTAAAGCGATCAACTGGAGTGTCTTTTGGTTTGCACTCGCATTTTTGTTTGCTGCAACGATTTACCTCTACTGGGATTTCTACGCGCCAAACAGTGTTTATACACCTGAAAATGCGACTGTGGCTTTCCTCACTGGCTACTTGCTTGAGAAGTCATTGAGTGTCGATAACTTGTTTGTATTTGCAATCATCTTTGCGCAATACAAGGTCCCTGAGCATTTGCGCCCACGCGCTCTGCTTTGGGGTGTGATTGGCGCTCTGGTTCTACGTGCAATTATGATTGCTGTCGGTGCACAGCTATTGGCGACTTACCACTGGATTCTGTATCTATTTGCAACATTCCTAATTTGGACAGGTATTCAATTAGCGCGTGAAAATGGCCATGATGATAAGGTCAATAACATTGCTGAGCGTATGATCCGTAAGATCCTACCTATCAGCGATAGCTTTAAGGAAAACCAGCTGTTCTCGCGTCAGAACGGAAAATTGATCGCGACGCCGATGCTATTGGTTGTCGGTGTGATTGCGGTGATGGATGTGATGTTTGCGCTTGATTCAATTCCAGCGATATTTGCAGTCACTCAAGAACCGTTTTTGGTGCTAGCAGCAAATGTATTTGCTTTGCTTGGCTTACGCTCGCTGTACTTTGTATTGCAGGCAATGTTGGACAAGTTCGTGTACCTAAAGCCAGCGCTATCGGTGATTATGATCTTCATCGGTATTAAAATGCTGCTCGTCGATAGTGCGTATGCAATCCCGACGGTGTGGTCACTCGGCTTCCTCATCTCTGTGATGATGATTGCTGTCGTGGGCTCAATTCTTCAGCAGAAGAAAATCACTAAAGCAATGTAA
- a CDS encoding cytochrome b codes for MLNSRSLSIPTIVLHWLIAIAFIGVFALGLYMVDLPRSPDKFALYDIHKSIGFLILLVAVVRIVWRVKEGALPAASEMPAWQEKLGKAVHGLLMLATLAMPLSGILMSIGGGRAIEVFGLQIIAAGEKTPWLQEAAGTLHGMAVYVLVALFVLHGAGALKHQFIDKDGTITRMLGRA; via the coding sequence ATGCTCAACTCTCGTTCTTTGTCGATACCGACAATTGTGTTGCACTGGCTTATCGCTATCGCCTTTATCGGTGTTTTTGCCCTCGGCCTCTATATGGTCGACCTTCCTCGCAGTCCTGATAAATTTGCCCTTTACGATATCCATAAATCTATCGGCTTTCTGATTTTACTCGTAGCTGTAGTGCGTATTGTTTGGCGAGTGAAGGAAGGCGCACTACCTGCGGCTTCAGAGATGCCAGCATGGCAAGAGAAGCTCGGTAAAGCCGTTCATGGTTTACTTATGCTCGCGACATTGGCAATGCCACTGTCTGGGATTCTAATGAGCATCGGTGGCGGCCGCGCTATTGAAGTGTTTGGTTTACAAATCATTGCTGCTGGCGAGAAGACACCTTGGCTACAAGAAGCTGCAGGCACGCTGCACGGCATGGCAGTTTATGTTCTGGTCGCTCTGTTTGTTCTACATGGCGCTGGTGCACTTAAGCATCAATTTATTGACAAAGATGGCACGATTACCCGCATGTTGGGTCGCGCTTAG
- a CDS encoding response regulator transcription factor: MKKVLLIEDNREIANMLFDYFEYVGMELDYADNGELGYKLASKNSFDIILLDLMLPRMDGLTVCEKLREQGNNTPILMLTALDSREDMLKGFNYGADDYLTKPFDLDILEARMGALIRRYRGAVATSNLEYGDIMIKSATRQAYRQDKLLALNPTTYKILDMLVRKAPDILTRQEIAEALWEEQEPNNDVLRSHIYQLRNQLDKPFDKAVLMTVPKIGFRLEY, translated from the coding sequence ATGAAAAAGGTGCTGTTGATCGAAGATAACCGAGAGATTGCCAACATGCTGTTTGATTATTTTGAGTATGTAGGAATGGAGCTCGACTATGCGGATAATGGCGAATTGGGCTACAAACTCGCCAGTAAAAATAGCTTTGACATCATTCTGTTAGACCTTATGTTGCCACGTATGGATGGGCTCACTGTGTGTGAAAAATTACGTGAGCAAGGAAATAACACCCCGATACTCATGCTGACGGCACTCGACAGCCGTGAAGATATGCTCAAAGGCTTTAATTATGGAGCCGACGACTACCTCACCAAGCCTTTTGACCTCGACATTTTAGAGGCTCGTATGGGTGCACTCATAAGACGTTATCGTGGTGCTGTGGCCACCAGCAACCTTGAGTATGGCGATATCATGATTAAATCGGCCACTCGACAGGCCTACCGCCAAGATAAGTTGCTGGCCCTCAACCCAACCACCTACAAAATTCTCGATATGCTGGTACGTAAAGCGCCGGACATTTTGACTCGTCAAGAAATCGCTGAAGCTCTTTGGGAAGAGCAAGAGCCTAATAACGATGTGCTTAGAAGTCATATTTACCAACTGCGTAATCAACTTGATAAACCCTTCGACAAAGCGGTGTTAATGACTGTCCCTAAAATTGGATTCCGCCTGGAGTATTAA
- a CDS encoding sensor histidine kinase — protein MTRHLFANTHSLTGRLAWFFGLFSVVIGVVCFILIAGSLYWSEDRVGERRIIIDRDDAISYFNVFPQALSVKLDSLTSAYSSVDAVPEEYRHLLQGKDSFLGEVGSDPDSHMIYMDSFYSQGEKRQIIVISLVDQVEISQREFVFVVGIALTLVSIMLVVFGLLLNRLSTRLIEPVNQLSTQLQAREGDTSQQFEVSESAASEFQILSQQLNHYRRQVNTLIKREQAFARYASHELRTPLTVMKGSSSLLARGDHNEFEQRQIERIKEATNTMSSMVDALLSLVRYERNQEDTPLRIISEQEIDYVLQQHQAQADQKQIAFSTDYQGSPETKASSAVIHILLSNLIRNAIAASSEGEIQVLIDSNKLQVVDQGRGLNESDATKESATEGHGLGLLIIHDLCERYRWHFELTNSANKGCIATIHFQRDN, from the coding sequence ATGACACGACACTTATTTGCTAACACACACAGCTTAACCGGGCGTTTAGCTTGGTTCTTCGGCCTCTTCTCTGTTGTGATTGGAGTAGTCTGTTTTATTTTGATTGCAGGCTCTCTCTACTGGTCTGAAGATCGTGTTGGTGAACGTCGAATTATCATTGATCGCGATGATGCCATCTCCTATTTTAACGTCTTTCCTCAAGCATTATCGGTAAAACTAGACTCCCTTACCTCTGCTTATAGCAGTGTTGACGCTGTGCCAGAAGAGTATAGACATTTACTGCAAGGCAAAGACTCATTTTTGGGGGAAGTGGGCTCAGATCCTGATTCTCATATGATTTACATGGACAGCTTTTATTCACAAGGAGAGAAGCGACAGATCATTGTCATTTCATTGGTGGATCAAGTCGAGATCTCACAGCGTGAGTTTGTCTTTGTGGTCGGTATTGCCCTTACGTTAGTCAGTATTATGCTGGTAGTCTTTGGCCTTTTACTTAATCGCCTATCTACCCGACTCATCGAGCCCGTCAATCAACTTTCGACTCAGCTCCAAGCTCGCGAAGGTGACACTTCACAACAGTTTGAGGTTTCAGAGAGCGCGGCTTCCGAATTCCAGATCCTCTCTCAGCAACTCAATCATTACCGTAGGCAAGTCAATACGCTGATCAAGCGTGAGCAAGCTTTTGCCCGTTACGCTAGCCATGAATTGCGAACGCCACTGACGGTCATGAAAGGCTCTTCTTCACTGCTTGCACGGGGAGATCATAACGAATTCGAACAGCGCCAAATCGAGCGGATCAAAGAAGCCACAAACACCATGTCGAGCATGGTAGATGCACTGCTTAGCCTTGTACGCTACGAACGAAATCAAGAAGATACGCCACTACGAATCATCTCTGAGCAAGAGATCGACTATGTACTCCAGCAACATCAAGCGCAGGCTGATCAAAAGCAAATCGCTTTCTCTACCGATTACCAAGGCTCACCAGAAACAAAGGCCTCTAGCGCTGTCATTCATATTCTGTTGAGTAATCTAATCAGAAATGCGATTGCCGCCAGCTCTGAGGGTGAAATCCAAGTTTTAATCGACTCGAATAAACTTCAGGTCGTTGACCAAGGACGGGGGCTCAATGAAAGCGACGCCACCAAAGAGAGCGCAACAGAAGGTCACGGGCTGGGACTTCTTATCATCCATGACCTATGTGAGCGCTATCGATGGCACTTTGAATTAACTAACTCTGCTAACAAAGGCTGCATCGCTACAATCCACTTTCAGCGCGACAACTGA
- a CDS encoding lactonase family protein yields MNQNQISFYVGCYSDPNQASGISKILLDLHTGALSDSGVIVDTKNPSYLATSSNGLYTFNEIAQQEGSRLIHQTPSGVLIWSASQGDYPCHIDIDEAENWLALAHYVSGNVNLYKLDEQGQVSERVACLQMAGDGPNKGRQESSHAHMVMFLKHRSELMTVDLGTDSIHCYQLDAESDAVSLVQTITLPAGSGPRHMVLSADETQAYVVCELTETLVSLTYSQSQWQIVDEQALMPDSEVGEAAAAIKMSPDGRFVYVSCRAQNTLVQFNIESESLTRVAEYKMNGDFPRDFAISSDGQWVIVANQHSNDIESFARCTETGSLQATGYRITSHAPVCLVQAN; encoded by the coding sequence ATGAACCAGAATCAAATTTCATTTTACGTTGGGTGTTATTCAGACCCAAACCAAGCATCAGGAATCAGTAAAATCCTGTTGGATCTTCACACCGGAGCGCTGAGTGATTCCGGTGTTATTGTGGACACTAAGAACCCATCTTACCTCGCGACGAGCTCCAATGGCCTCTACACCTTTAATGAAATTGCTCAACAAGAAGGGTCTCGACTTATCCATCAGACGCCAAGTGGAGTATTGATTTGGTCTGCTAGCCAAGGTGATTACCCATGTCATATTGATATCGATGAGGCCGAGAATTGGCTGGCACTGGCTCATTATGTCTCGGGTAATGTCAATCTCTATAAGCTAGATGAACAAGGTCAAGTGTCTGAGCGTGTAGCTTGTTTGCAAATGGCGGGTGATGGGCCCAATAAGGGCAGACAAGAATCTTCTCACGCGCATATGGTGATGTTTCTTAAGCACCGTTCAGAGTTGATGACCGTTGATCTTGGAACGGACTCTATTCATTGTTACCAGTTAGATGCCGAGAGTGATGCTGTTTCATTAGTTCAAACCATCACTTTGCCAGCAGGCAGTGGCCCAAGGCACATGGTACTTTCTGCTGATGAAACTCAGGCGTATGTTGTCTGTGAGCTAACCGAGACCCTAGTGAGTTTAACTTACTCTCAATCACAGTGGCAGATTGTTGATGAGCAGGCGCTAATGCCTGATAGCGAAGTTGGAGAAGCCGCGGCTGCGATAAAAATGTCTCCAGATGGGCGCTTTGTCTATGTGTCTTGTCGAGCGCAAAATACGTTAGTGCAGTTCAATATCGAATCTGAGTCTCTTACTCGCGTTGCTGAATACAAGATGAACGGTGACTTTCCAAGAGATTTCGCTATCTCAAGTGATGGACAGTGGGTGATTGTTGCCAATCAACACTCCAATGATATCGAAAGCTTTGCGCGTTGCACCGAGACAGGCTCGCTGCAAGCAACGGGTTATCGAATCACTTCTCATGCTCCGGTGTGTTTAGTGCAGGCCAATTGA
- a CDS encoding threonine/serine ThrE exporter family protein: protein MPSPYKIKKIVEIGDTLHRCGCPPYKVEKYAQYYANKHGVDVMVQATPTAINYQFPDKNNTVVLKRLKPASINLGLLANTIDRINRPSKEPVPEAVTYPKWIVALANMGIPPAYLMLVGSTLEAVGYSAILGFIVWLVQQVCHGRRAIAVEFISALLTGMFVAYIVSVGANVPVWALCIASIVLFVPGLSIANSLECLAFNDLVSGTALLGQSALTLIKLFVGVVIGLNIGESWWGQVDSISYTNEVPLWMHYFGLLLISTSIGVMFNARPKDILLGLPVAVLGMWGPFYLGFESGWVVGTWVTTVLITLYGTWIAKRLDLTGSIYIVQGIIILVPGSRVLVSASQSVFEQSVLPIPDIGLSAVFMFSAIVAGQITAYSIYSPKIDR, encoded by the coding sequence ATGCCTTCACCATATAAAATTAAAAAAATCGTTGAAATCGGAGACACGCTTCACCGTTGTGGCTGCCCTCCGTACAAAGTAGAAAAATACGCACAGTACTATGCCAATAAGCATGGTGTTGATGTCATGGTGCAAGCCACACCGACAGCGATCAACTATCAGTTTCCTGATAAAAATAACACTGTCGTGTTGAAACGTCTCAAGCCTGCCTCAATCAACTTAGGCTTATTGGCAAATACCATCGACCGCATCAATCGCCCATCGAAAGAGCCTGTCCCTGAAGCGGTGACGTATCCGAAATGGATTGTCGCTTTGGCTAACATGGGTATTCCACCAGCATACTTAATGTTAGTAGGCAGTACCCTAGAAGCCGTGGGGTACTCCGCTATTCTTGGCTTCATTGTTTGGTTGGTGCAGCAAGTTTGCCACGGCCGCCGCGCGATAGCTGTTGAGTTTATCTCTGCCCTGCTCACCGGTATGTTCGTCGCCTATATCGTGAGTGTTGGTGCCAATGTGCCGGTTTGGGCTCTTTGTATTGCCTCTATAGTCCTTTTCGTTCCCGGTTTATCCATCGCCAACTCACTCGAGTGTTTGGCCTTTAACGATCTGGTTTCTGGCACCGCTTTGCTTGGCCAAAGTGCCTTAACCCTGATTAAGCTGTTTGTTGGCGTAGTGATTGGTCTCAACATCGGTGAATCATGGTGGGGGCAAGTCGACTCGATCTCCTACACCAACGAAGTGCCACTCTGGATGCACTATTTTGGTTTGTTACTGATCTCAACCTCGATTGGTGTCATGTTTAACGCTAGACCAAAAGACATTCTATTAGGCTTACCGGTCGCAGTATTAGGTATGTGGGGCCCCTTTTATCTGGGCTTTGAAAGTGGCTGGGTGGTAGGCACTTGGGTGACCACCGTTCTGATCACCCTATACGGCACATGGATAGCGAAACGCCTTGATCTCACGGGTTCGATTTATATCGTACAAGGGATCATTATTCTGGTTCCGGGTAGCCGCGTGTTGGTAAGTGCCAGCCAATCTGTGTTTGAGCAGTCAGTCTTACCCATTCCAGATATTGGGCTCTCGGCGGTCTTTATGTTCTCAGCCATCGTTGCTGGGCAAATTACGGCCTATTCCATCTATTCGCCAAAAATAGACCGTTAA
- a CDS encoding patatin-like phospholipase family protein produces the protein MDSRFALVVQGGGQKGAFAAGVLDYFKKQEFDPFSLYLGTSAGALNVAAYVAGQPGLGLDFILNYSTQDRFFDFNKFLRKEQPMDLDWAFQFVETGEFPLDIEKGKSRLGRNRQALACITHVEEMKDYYYPIFADNWFDVLRATCAIPMLYFHDIEFDGATWVDGGVTASIPVQEAYRRGANEIVVITTAPILEQDKEDKFDLSIERFKHELDTGLEPLIQKYGLHGHRDTLVDFRNQFLDKLSLWQESRKQDLFDRISPEWLPDTEKLTQMLSEQKDKLNFSKPSSQKMDMLVNHYANHEAVKEFMRTPPEGVIIHEISPQNGLMTKGLLSSKDDIMADYENGQLAGFEFLKQMQERDNSTLLKE, from the coding sequence GTGGACAGTCGTTTTGCATTAGTTGTTCAAGGTGGTGGGCAAAAGGGGGCTTTTGCTGCCGGGGTCTTAGACTATTTCAAAAAGCAGGAGTTTGACCCGTTTTCTCTTTATTTAGGAACATCAGCAGGCGCGTTAAATGTTGCCGCTTATGTCGCAGGCCAACCCGGGTTAGGTTTGGACTTTATCCTCAACTATTCGACGCAAGACCGCTTTTTTGACTTCAATAAGTTTTTGCGCAAAGAGCAACCTATGGATTTAGATTGGGCGTTTCAGTTTGTCGAAACTGGAGAGTTTCCGCTAGATATTGAAAAGGGTAAATCAAGACTTGGCCGAAACCGTCAGGCACTCGCGTGTATTACCCATGTAGAAGAGATGAAGGACTACTATTACCCGATCTTCGCCGACAACTGGTTTGATGTATTACGCGCCACATGTGCCATTCCGATGCTCTATTTTCATGATATTGAGTTTGATGGGGCCACTTGGGTTGACGGTGGGGTCACAGCATCCATACCCGTGCAAGAAGCCTATCGCCGGGGGGCGAACGAGATTGTGGTTATCACCACAGCACCCATCCTTGAGCAGGATAAAGAAGACAAGTTCGACTTATCGATAGAGCGCTTCAAGCATGAGCTAGACACAGGGCTCGAACCACTGATTCAAAAATACGGTTTGCATGGGCACCGTGATACCTTGGTGGACTTTCGTAATCAATTTCTCGATAAACTCTCGCTTTGGCAGGAGAGCCGAAAGCAAGATCTCTTTGATCGCATCTCGCCAGAATGGTTGCCAGATACTGAAAAGCTGACACAAATGCTTAGTGAGCAGAAAGATAAGCTCAACTTCTCGAAACCGAGCTCACAGAAGATGGATATGCTGGTCAATCACTACGCCAATCATGAGGCAGTGAAAGAATTTATGAGAACACCACCAGAAGGGGTGATTATTCATGAGATTTCGCCCCAAAATGGACTGATGACTAAAGGGTTGTTGAGCAGTAAAGATGACATCATGGCCGATTATGAGAACGGCCAATTAGCGGGATTTGAGTTTTTGAAGCAGATGCAGGAGCGCGACAACAGCACGCTCCTTAAAGAGTAA
- a CDS encoding L-lactate MFS transporter: MSKFDKATRILLAGFSINLCLGILYAWSVFNKALVTDFGWDAADASSPYAVATVVFSISLLVAGILQDRMGPRKILILGTTLTGLGMIASGFVDSVLGLNITFGVISGMGIGFGYACLSPSAMKWFHPSKKGLVNGLIAAGFGLAAIYLAPLTSWLISTMGINTAFLILGVGVLVVAVPLACTINNPPAGYTPEEPKVKEGQAPKAVKRAEDLTWTAMLKTPQFYSLWVMYAFAASVGLMIIGNITNIASVQANLPNAVYLASILAVFNSGGRVAAGILSDKIGCMRTLLLAFALQGVNMVLFATFTSEFTLIIGTAIAAVGYGTLLAVFPSISSEYYGLKNYGTNYGILYTAWGIGGAIGAAIVGYSMAQGGGSYTLSYTISAAMMGVCVVLALITKPISEQKMTQLKAATASA; this comes from the coding sequence ATGAGCAAGTTTGATAAAGCGACTCGCATCCTTCTAGCAGGATTCAGTATCAACCTTTGTCTTGGCATTCTTTATGCCTGGAGTGTATTTAATAAAGCCCTAGTGACTGACTTTGGTTGGGACGCGGCTGACGCTTCTTCACCTTACGCGGTAGCCACTGTTGTTTTCTCAATTTCTCTACTTGTCGCGGGTATTCTGCAAGACCGTATGGGTCCTCGTAAGATTCTTATTCTAGGTACGACTCTAACGGGTCTAGGCATGATTGCTTCTGGCTTTGTTGATTCAGTACTTGGTCTTAACATCACGTTCGGTGTGATCTCTGGTATGGGTATCGGCTTCGGTTACGCGTGTCTATCACCATCTGCAATGAAGTGGTTCCACCCAAGCAAGAAAGGTCTAGTAAATGGTCTTATCGCTGCGGGCTTTGGTCTAGCTGCTATTTACCTTGCACCACTAACGTCATGGTTGATCTCTACAATGGGTATCAACACTGCATTCCTAATTCTTGGTGTAGGCGTTCTTGTTGTTGCAGTACCTCTAGCGTGTACTATCAATAACCCACCAGCGGGTTACACGCCAGAAGAGCCTAAAGTAAAAGAAGGTCAAGCACCTAAAGCGGTTAAACGCGCTGAAGACCTAACTTGGACAGCAATGCTGAAAACGCCTCAGTTCTACTCTCTATGGGTAATGTACGCGTTCGCGGCTTCTGTTGGTCTAATGATCATCGGTAACATCACGAACATCGCAAGTGTTCAAGCAAATCTGCCAAACGCGGTTTACTTAGCGTCTATCCTTGCAGTATTTAACTCAGGTGGTCGTGTTGCAGCTGGTATCCTGTCTGACAAAATCGGTTGTATGCGTACGCTACTTCTTGCTTTCGCTCTACAGGGCGTAAACATGGTGCTATTCGCGACGTTTACCTCTGAGTTCACTCTGATTATCGGTACAGCTATCGCTGCGGTAGGTTACGGTACGCTTCTAGCGGTATTCCCATCTATCTCTTCTGAGTACTACGGCCTAAAGAACTACGGCACAAACTACGGCATCCTATACACAGCATGGGGTATCGGTGGTGCAATCGGCGCAGCTATCGTAGGTTACTCTATGGCTCAAGGTGGCGGTAGCTACACTCTATCATACACAATCTCAGCAGCTATGATGGGTGTGTGTGTGGTACTAGCACTGATCACCAAGCCAATTTCAGAGCAAAAAATGACTCAACTAAAAGCAGCGACTGCTAGCGCTTAG
- a CDS encoding VRR-NUC domain-containing protein, protein MTDPVELAPDYYLHNFFKLTQHATEFYPDFLTPDEHHWIEQFHTLNHDAQCLLVRLLSRKGQWFRSDKLNYTEISDLSAAIHALALQRFISVSSTLTEPEVVSALLTKPELCIAFPELKRSLSKSELLAQLPNTFAISFDKIEFIELQDAALIHTLLALFFANTRQDLSQFVLDDLGVHQFEQCALRPESRYFQQRAELEALLVISQLKEQFYSLEDKSKEQLIAILEAIPHSSHPSIQRKGEALINTIARDLERLGAYQDALTWFAKSSLPPARERQARIFDKLDDIERMASIVTSILDTPYNVEEQEIGEKLQARLLRKQKIKVPRATKPTVEEDRLCLDLTTQRVELAAKSYYESQGWQVFYSENLLLNGLFGLAFWDVVFADIDKAFVNRYQHRPLDLYHADFAQKRTTQIEEVLTQIRSGNHDFIVTTFEQKQGIANPFVHWKWLSPELIEQALKHIPSHTLAELFKVFLSDIKLFRTGMPDLILFNEQGYRWVEVKGPGDKLQDNQWRWIKEFQRLEVPVRVCWVEGG, encoded by the coding sequence ATGACTGACCCTGTTGAACTCGCCCCTGATTACTATCTTCATAACTTTTTCAAGCTCACTCAACATGCGACAGAGTTCTATCCTGACTTTCTAACGCCAGACGAACACCACTGGATTGAACAATTCCATACCCTCAACCATGATGCTCAATGCCTACTCGTAAGACTGCTTTCTCGTAAAGGCCAATGGTTTCGCAGCGACAAACTCAACTACACAGAAATCAGCGACTTATCCGCCGCAATCCACGCCCTCGCTCTGCAACGCTTTATTTCTGTTTCCAGCACGCTTACTGAGCCAGAGGTAGTATCTGCTCTACTAACAAAGCCTGAATTGTGCATAGCATTTCCTGAATTAAAGCGCTCCCTTTCTAAATCAGAGTTACTGGCTCAACTGCCCAATACCTTTGCCATCTCATTTGATAAGATCGAGTTTATCGAACTTCAAGACGCAGCACTTATCCATACTTTGCTTGCGCTGTTTTTCGCAAACACAAGGCAAGACCTTAGCCAGTTCGTGCTAGATGATCTCGGCGTCCATCAGTTTGAACAATGCGCTTTACGACCAGAGTCCCGTTATTTTCAACAACGTGCCGAGTTAGAAGCCTTGCTTGTGATAAGCCAACTCAAAGAGCAGTTCTACTCTCTCGAAGATAAGTCTAAAGAACAGCTAATTGCGATACTGGAAGCGATCCCTCACTCAAGCCATCCAAGTATCCAACGAAAAGGCGAAGCACTCATCAATACCATAGCGCGGGACCTAGAACGGTTAGGTGCCTATCAAGACGCTTTAACGTGGTTTGCCAAAAGCTCGCTGCCACCGGCACGAGAAAGACAAGCACGCATCTTTGATAAGCTTGATGATATAGAGCGTATGGCCTCAATTGTAACTTCAATCCTTGATACTCCCTACAATGTCGAAGAGCAGGAGATAGGTGAAAAGTTACAAGCAAGACTACTTCGCAAGCAGAAAATCAAAGTCCCAAGAGCCACTAAGCCCACAGTAGAAGAAGACAGATTATGCTTAGACCTGACGACACAGCGTGTCGAACTAGCGGCTAAAAGCTATTATGAATCCCAAGGCTGGCAAGTATTCTACAGTGAGAACCTGTTATTGAACGGCTTGTTTGGTTTAGCTTTTTGGGATGTTGTCTTTGCTGACATCGACAAAGCGTTTGTTAACCGCTACCAACACAGGCCTCTCGATCTCTATCACGCCGACTTCGCTCAAAAACGCACCACGCAAATAGAAGAAGTGTTGACCCAAATACGCTCTGGCAACCACGACTTTATTGTGACTACCTTCGAGCAAAAACAAGGCATCGCAAACCCTTTCGTACACTGGAAATGGCTATCACCTGAACTGATCGAGCAAGCGCTAAAGCATATTCCAAGCCACACACTTGCAGAGTTGTTCAAGGTGTTTCTATCAGATATCAAACTCTTTCGCACTGGGATGCCAGATTTGATTTTGTTTAATGAGCAAGGCTATCGATGGGTGGAGGTCAAAGGCCCTGGGGATAAACTGCAAGATAACCAATGGCGCTGGATCAAAGAGTTTCAGCGCCTTGAGGTGCCTGTTAGGGTATGTTGGGTTGAGGGGGGCTGA
- the yegS gene encoding lipid kinase YegS, with amino-acid sequence MNKLRAILNGKKAGQPELRNAIFSAREQGVDIEVRVTWESADMLRLVTEAINEGVTRIAVAGGDGSVNEAVTALCQFPKEQRPELAVLPMGTANDFATACEVPIDIDSALVLALTGESYWVDSIKANDRYVMNVASAGFGAQVTAETPVELKNFLGGGAYTLTGLLKALQFQPYNGTLYSERGSWSGDVLVGAFCNGRFAGGGQPLAPNAYINDGLMDISLIKHFPPLAIPQVVEELKRFDADGEYVIHGQTQWIEVDFPQILPINLDGEPYHSQKVRFEIQPGSINLVLPDGCPCLKPDV; translated from the coding sequence ATGAATAAGTTAAGAGCGATTCTCAATGGTAAGAAAGCAGGCCAGCCTGAACTAAGAAATGCGATTTTCTCTGCGCGAGAGCAGGGTGTTGATATCGAAGTACGTGTCACATGGGAATCAGCTGATATGCTTCGCCTTGTCACCGAAGCGATTAATGAAGGCGTGACTCGTATTGCTGTCGCAGGTGGTGACGGTAGTGTGAATGAGGCGGTGACAGCACTATGTCAATTCCCGAAGGAGCAACGCCCTGAGCTTGCTGTATTGCCGATGGGTACCGCCAACGATTTTGCGACAGCGTGTGAAGTCCCGATTGATATTGACTCAGCGTTGGTGTTGGCACTGACGGGCGAGTCATATTGGGTCGATAGCATTAAAGCAAACGACCGCTATGTGATGAATGTGGCGTCAGCGGGTTTCGGTGCGCAAGTTACTGCTGAAACCCCAGTCGAGTTAAAGAACTTTTTGGGTGGCGGTGCTTATACACTCACGGGCCTGCTTAAAGCCTTACAATTTCAGCCATACAATGGCACGCTCTACTCCGAACGCGGCAGTTGGAGTGGCGATGTTCTCGTCGGTGCATTCTGTAACGGGCGCTTTGCTGGTGGTGGTCAGCCGCTCGCCCCAAATGCCTATATCAACGATGGATTAATGGATATTTCACTAATCAAGCACTTCCCTCCGTTAGCCATTCCTCAAGTTGTTGAGGAGCTTAAACGTTTTGATGCTGACGGCGAATATGTCATTCACGGCCAAACCCAGTGGATTGAAGTAGACTTCCCGCAGATTCTACCGATTAACCTTGATGGTGAGCCCTACCATAGTCAGAAAGTTAGGTTTGAGATTCAACCAGGGTCGATTAACTTGGTGTTGCCTGATGGGTGTCCGTGTTTGAAGCCTGATGTTTGA